CCCCTTGAGCGCATTGTTGCCGTTGGTGACGTAGGCCTGATGATGCTTGTCGTGATGATATTCGAGCGTCTCCTTCGACATGTACTGGCCGAGGGCGTCATAGGCGTAGGGGAGTGGGGGCAGCGTAAAGGTCATGGCTTCTTGTCCGCAACTGGTGGGAACGAGTTCTAACGGTCACCCCTTATAGAAGGTTCCTGCAGCATTAAATACCTCAGAATTTGCGAAAACGCGTGATGGGGTGACTTCGCCCGAATGCACCAATTCGTCGCAACGGGCCGCGGTCGATCAAGCCTGCGGTTCGCCATAAAATATCATTGCCTTTGAGGCGCTTAAGACAGAACAAGCGCGCCACGAAGCGGAGCTGCGAAGGGACGCCATGAGCATCGAGATCGACATTTTGAACGGCGACGCCTCGTGGCCGATCGCCGCGCCGCTGCATCAGGCGGTCTGGGGACCGCAGATGATCGCGGGCAAGCCCTGGGCTCACGTCAAATGGGACAATGCCCATCTTCGCGTGCTGCTCGAGACGCCCGAGGACGGTATCGTCTGCCACGTCGGCGTCTACTTCCGCACCGTCACCTGGAACGGACAAAAGGTCCATGTCGGCGGCATCGGCGGCGTCTGCACCCGCGAGGACCGGCGCGGCCGCGGCTATGCGACCATGGCCATCGACGCAGCCGTCCATACCATGCGCGCCAACGAGGCGGTCCGCTTCGGGTTCCTGTTCTGCGAGCCGCACAATTTCGCATTCTACGAGGCGCGCAGATGGCAGCCCTTCAAGGGCGAGGTCTACTGCGAGCAGCCGGAGGGGCGGATCCGCTTCGAGTACATGGCGCCCTACGTCTTCGAGATCGTCCGCGCGCCGACGCTCGGCACCATCGACCTATGCGGCCTGCCCTGGTGAGCCCTGCGTGAGCGCAGGGCTGGCGCGGAGGGGGGCCGCCCTATAATATGTCGCTCATCATCCAATATTCCGCCCGGTGGGACATGACGATCGACGCCCCGATAGACGCCGCGCCGCCGCGGGCCCCGGTCGCCTCCCCCATTGCGAGCCTGCTGACGGCACCGATCCTGCCGACGCTGCTCCGGCTCGCGATCCCCAACATGATCGCGATGGTCGGCAGCACGCTGGTTGCGATCGCCGAGACTTCCTATATCGGCCGGCTCGGCACCATCCCGCTCGCCGCCATCGCCCTCGTTTTTCCGTTCGCGATGCTGACGCAGATGATGAGCGCGGGCGCGATGGGCGGCGGGGTCTCCTCGGCGATCAGCCGCGCGCTAGGCGCCGGGAATCGCGATCGCGCCGCGACGCTGGCGCTGCATGCCGCCATCATCGGCCTCTGCGGCGGACTGTTCTTCACGGCGATGATGCTCGCCTTCGGCCGCTCGTTCTTCACGCTGCTCGGCGGGCGCGAGCGCGTGCTCGAGGAGGCCTGCGGCTATTCGCAGGTGCTGTTCTCGGGCGCGGTCGCGATCTGGCTCGTCAACACGCTGGCCTCGGTGATCCGCGGCACCGGCGACATGCGGCTGCCGTCGATGACGCTGATCGTCGCGAGCGTGCTCCAGATCGCGCTCGGCGGCACGCTGGGGCTCGGCCTGTTCGGCATGCCGCAATTCGGCATGCCCGGAGTTGCTGCCGGCCAGCTGATCGCGTTCAGCTGCGCCGCGGTCTTCTTTCTCTGGTATCTACTATCAGGCCGCAGCCGGCTGGCGCTGAACTTTCGCGCCTTCCAGTTCGAGCGCGCGATGTTCCTGGACATTCTCAAAGTCGGCGCCGTGGCCTGCCTATCGCCGCTCCAGACCGTGCTCACCATCCTGATCTTCACAAAGATCCTGGCGACCTTCGGCACCGAGATGCTGGCCGGTTACGGCATTGGCTCGCGGCTGGAATTCCTGCTGATCCCGATCACCTTCGCCTTCGGCATCGCCTCGGTGCCGATGGTCGGCATGGCGATGGGCGCCGGACATATCAAGCGCGCGCGGCGTGTCGCCTGGACCGCGGCTGCCGCTTCGGGACTGGCGGTCGGCCTGATCGGCCTCGCCGTCGCGCTCGATCCTGCGCTGTGGGTGTCGCTGTTCACCGGGGATCCCGGTGTCACTGCGGCGGCGCACAGCTATTTCCACTGGGCCGGCCCGGCCTTCGTGTTCTTCGGCATGGGCGTGTCGCTGTATTTCTCATCGCAGGGCGCGGCACGCGTCGGCGGCCCGGTGCTGGCCTCCACCGCGCGGCTTTTGATCGTCGCGATCGGCGGCGTCAGTCTGATGACGGCGCAGGCGCCGGCCTGGACGTTGTTTGCGCTGGTCGGCGGCGCCATGGTCGTGTTCGGGCTTTCGACCGCCGCCTCGGTCGCCTTCGCGCGCTGGGGCAAATGAGCGCAGGCGAGTAAGCGCAGGCAGGTAAACGCGGGAATGTGATTCCATCCAGCGTTGCACTATCCTGCCGGGCTGCTATGGAAGCGCCTCCATTTTTCGGGGCTCCCTCCATGCTCAGCAGATTCGCGATTCCTTCCGTCATTTTGGCTGCGCTGTTTGGCGCGACTGCCGCCCATGCTCAGAGCGCCGACGGGACCTGGCTCACCCAGGCGGGTGATGCGCGCGTGAAGATCAGCAAGTGCGGCGGCGGCATCTGCGGCCACATCGTCTGGCTGCGCGAGCCCATGGACACCGCGACCGGCCAGCCCGCCACCGACAGCAAGAACCCCAACCCCGCGCTCACGAGGCGCCCGATGATCGGCCTGCCGCTGTTCAGCGGCATGCAGCCGTCAGGGCCGAACAAATGGTCGGGCCAGATCTACAATGCCGACGACGGCAGCACCTATGCGAGCAGCGTCACGGTCACCGGCGCAGATTCGCTGCGGGTCGAAGGCTGCGTCGGCGCGCTCTGTGGCGGCGAGACCTGGACCCGGCGCTAAAGCGCGATGAGATTGGGATGAATCGTCATCCCGCTTTAGGTTGTTGTTTGAGCATGATCTTTTCGGAAAACCGCTTCGCACTTTTCCGGATCATGCTTTAGCCCGCCGCCATCATCGCCTTCAGCGCCGTCGCCGCCGAGGCGTAGCCGCCCCGCGCGCCGTCGATGAAGTGGACATGGTCGCTGCGCAGCGCCGACGGCGTGAAGCAGGTCATCATCGCCGCGTCCTGCTGGTAGAGGCCGTAGCGCACGATGCCGTCGCGCGCCGCCATCGCGAGGCGCTCGCTCAAGGCGCGCTCAAGCTGCGGCGTGCAGTCGAGGATCATGCGCAGGCCATCATCGTATTTGCGGAAGTCCGAGTTCTCGACCACCTGGCGCTTGTAGACCTTGGGCACGAAGCCGCCGACCTTGAGGTCGAAACGCATGATCAGATAGACGAACAGCGTATAGGCCAGCACGCTGGCCCTGCGCGCGAGCAGCGGACCGCCGCGCTTGGTGCGGGCTTCGAAGTCCAGCCCCTGCGGCGGCCATTTCAGCGGCGGGCCCTCCGGCGGCACGGGACGGCCGCCGTCCGGGCTGCGCTCGACCAGGTGGATGATGTCCTCGATCACCTTGCGGAAGGCCGCCGGATCGACGCCGCGGGCGGGCATCACCAGCACCGACAGGATCAGGCCGCGCGCAGCCGGCATCACCTCGAAGCGGCAAGACAGTCCTGAGAGATCGGGCTGCGCGCCCGCCGGTGCCTCCGCGACCGCGAACTCGCCGCGCTTCATCGCAGCGTCGGCCCAGGCGAGCCCGCCGCCCGAGAACATCGCATAGGACAAATTCGCCGACGGACCGAAACGCGCGACGCGCACGTCGAGGCCCTGCGCGCGGATGGCGCTGACCGGCACCAGCGCGACGCGCATCTTCAGGTCGAGATCCTCCCGCACCCAGGTCGCGGTCGCGGCCAGTGCCTCGCGCGCAGCATCGAGATCCGAAGGCGCGACCGCAAAGCTCGCGCCGTCACCGCCGAACACGAAGGGAAATTCGCGACCCTCAAGCGCATTGGTCACCGCCGCGATCACGGCGGCGCCGGCCATGTTGACCGCCTTGTAGCGCTGCGCCGCGATCGCCTTGGTCGAATCCACGATATCGGCAACGCCAATGCTCCAGTCATCCGGCAGCGGCGCATAGAGCGCGGGATCCATCAGGCTGGTAAAGCCGCGGAAGACGGGAATGCCGCCGTAGAAGGAGTCGCCTGATGTCATCGGGTGATGCCGGATGGTTGGAAGCGTCCGAGAGAGATACGAGGCAGGAGCGATCCGGGTTCGCCGGGCGGCGCCG
The genomic region above belongs to Bradyrhizobium arachidis and contains:
- a CDS encoding GNAT family N-acetyltransferase, whose amino-acid sequence is MSIEIDILNGDASWPIAAPLHQAVWGPQMIAGKPWAHVKWDNAHLRVLLETPEDGIVCHVGVYFRTVTWNGQKVHVGGIGGVCTREDRRGRGYATMAIDAAVHTMRANEAVRFGFLFCEPHNFAFYEARRWQPFKGEVYCEQPEGRIRFEYMAPYVFEIVRAPTLGTIDLCGLPW
- a CDS encoding MATE family efflux transporter, which translates into the protein MTIDAPIDAAPPRAPVASPIASLLTAPILPTLLRLAIPNMIAMVGSTLVAIAETSYIGRLGTIPLAAIALVFPFAMLTQMMSAGAMGGGVSSAISRALGAGNRDRAATLALHAAIIGLCGGLFFTAMMLAFGRSFFTLLGGRERVLEEACGYSQVLFSGAVAIWLVNTLASVIRGTGDMRLPSMTLIVASVLQIALGGTLGLGLFGMPQFGMPGVAAGQLIAFSCAAVFFLWYLLSGRSRLALNFRAFQFERAMFLDILKVGAVACLSPLQTVLTILIFTKILATFGTEMLAGYGIGSRLEFLLIPITFAFGIASVPMVGMAMGAGHIKRARRVAWTAAAASGLAVGLIGLAVALDPALWVSLFTGDPGVTAAAHSYFHWAGPAFVFFGMGVSLYFSSQGAARVGGPVLASTARLLIVAIGGVSLMTAQAPAWTLFALVGGAMVVFGLSTAASVAFARWGK
- a CDS encoding DUF2147 domain-containing protein, which produces MLSRFAIPSVILAALFGATAAHAQSADGTWLTQAGDARVKISKCGGGICGHIVWLREPMDTATGQPATDSKNPNPALTRRPMIGLPLFSGMQPSGPNKWSGQIYNADDGSTYASSVTVTGADSLRVEGCVGALCGGETWTRR
- a CDS encoding DUF3095 domain-containing protein produces the protein MTSGDSFYGGIPVFRGFTSLMDPALYAPLPDDWSIGVADIVDSTKAIAAQRYKAVNMAGAAVIAAVTNALEGREFPFVFGGDGASFAVAPSDLDAAREALAATATWVREDLDLKMRVALVPVSAIRAQGLDVRVARFGPSANLSYAMFSGGGLAWADAAMKRGEFAVAEAPAGAQPDLSGLSCRFEVMPAARGLILSVLVMPARGVDPAAFRKVIEDIIHLVERSPDGGRPVPPEGPPLKWPPQGLDFEARTKRGGPLLARRASVLAYTLFVYLIMRFDLKVGGFVPKVYKRQVVENSDFRKYDDGLRMILDCTPQLERALSERLAMAARDGIVRYGLYQQDAAMMTCFTPSALRSDHVHFIDGARGGYASAATALKAMMAAG